From a single Paenibacillus sp. FSL W8-0426 genomic region:
- a CDS encoding metal ABC transporter ATP-binding protein: MILSSLRDVVFGYGHEPVIEQLSLDIAAGRFIGITGANGTAKTTLLKLMLGLLKPWSGTVSFNNVREDGTKVIVGYVPQQVSSFNAGFPSSVIELVRSGCYARLGCFGRFSKHMHDVVEQSLRQVGMWEYRHRKVGELSGGQKQRVCIARALAQEPDVLVLDEPVTGLDAKSRIELYRFLKDNVTAHGKTVIMVTHGLEELAQYLDTVIELERREDEGWRCSVTNSCSVLSGQAQ; the protein is encoded by the coding sequence ATGATCTTATCCTCTTTGCGGGATGTTGTATTTGGCTATGGCCATGAACCGGTCATCGAACAACTCTCGCTAGACATTGCTGCCGGACGGTTCATCGGAATCACGGGGGCTAACGGAACTGCCAAAACGACCTTGCTCAAACTGATGCTTGGATTGCTCAAACCTTGGAGCGGTACGGTGTCGTTCAATAATGTGCGGGAAGACGGAACGAAGGTGATCGTGGGATACGTGCCGCAGCAAGTATCTTCCTTCAATGCCGGCTTCCCAAGCAGTGTCATCGAGCTGGTGCGTTCAGGTTGTTATGCGCGCTTGGGGTGTTTCGGCCGATTCAGCAAACATATGCATGACGTGGTTGAGCAAAGCTTACGGCAGGTCGGCATGTGGGAATACCGTCATCGCAAAGTCGGCGAGCTGTCGGGAGGACAGAAACAACGCGTATGCATCGCACGGGCGCTTGCCCAGGAACCGGATGTACTCGTGCTGGACGAACCGGTGACCGGTCTGGATGCCAAGAGTAGGATCGAGCTGTATCGATTTTTGAAGGATAACGTGACAGCGCATGGGAAAACGGTAATTATGGTTACCCACGGCCTGGAGGAATTGGCACAGTATCTTGACACGGTCATCGAACTGGAAAGAAGGGAGGATGAGGGATGGCGATGTTCGGTTACGAATTCATGCAGCGTGCTTTCTGGGCAGGCGCAATGA
- a CDS encoding metal ABC transporter permease — protein MAMFGYEFMQRAFWAGAMIGIIAPILGVYLMLRRQALMADTLSHVSLAGVALGSALSLNPSLSGFAVAILGGILIEQLRRSYRTYSELPVAIIMISGLALAVVLMSLKQNWSKSLSSYLFGSIVAVNDTQLLLIAAVLLTGLVYFIILRRPLYNLTFDEETATISGAKVKLLSFSFAVLTGMTVAAAMPVVGVLLVSALIVLPASLALRIAPGFAAAIHIAIGTGLAGIFSGLSLSYYIDTPPGGTIALVLLVFLLVTMLFQKLLQRRSRRSVKYAKERMNKRSA, from the coding sequence ATGGCGATGTTCGGTTACGAATTCATGCAGCGTGCTTTCTGGGCAGGCGCAATGATCGGCATCATTGCCCCGATTCTGGGAGTGTATTTGATGCTGCGCCGACAAGCGCTGATGGCCGACACGCTCTCACATGTCTCCCTTGCCGGCGTGGCGTTGGGATCGGCCTTGTCGCTTAATCCTTCGCTCAGCGGATTTGCCGTAGCGATCCTTGGAGGCATACTGATCGAGCAGCTTCGGCGCTCTTATCGCACCTACAGCGAGCTCCCGGTAGCGATTATCATGATCTCCGGCCTGGCACTCGCCGTTGTCCTGATGAGTCTTAAGCAAAATTGGAGCAAAAGCTTGAGTTCCTACTTGTTTGGTTCCATCGTTGCCGTAAACGACACCCAACTGCTGCTGATTGCTGCGGTGCTGCTTACAGGACTGGTGTACTTTATTATCTTAAGACGTCCGTTATACAACCTGACCTTTGACGAAGAGACAGCCACGATTTCGGGCGCAAAGGTGAAGCTGCTGTCCTTTTCCTTTGCCGTACTGACCGGCATGACCGTAGCGGCAGCGATGCCGGTTGTGGGCGTGCTTTTGGTGTCGGCATTGATCGTGCTGCCCGCCTCGCTTGCGTTAAGGATTGCGCCAGGGTTTGCAGCCGCGATACATATCGCGATTGGCACCGGTCTGGCCGGTATTTTTTCCGGTTTGAGCTTGTCCTACTACATCGACACACCGCCTGGCGGTACGATCGCATTGGTTTTGCTCGTTTTCCTGCTTGTCACGATGCTTTTCCAAAAGCTGCTGCAGCGCCGCAGCCGGCGAAGCGTGAAATATGCCAAAGAACGAATGAACAAAAGGAGTGCATGA
- a CDS encoding ABC transporter substrate-binding protein: MLKRTTSIWLMLVLAMVLVLSACGQKATTTTETTTNASAGADRSTDTSSSEATAVTEEETVTYQSDAGEIQVPKNPQRIVDLTAFSTGYFVALDAPVVGALSGAMNNKYIKDQLAGQGTTDLGEQPTAEQIVSLQPDLIIAYTGTEGIDQLSQIAPVVQLKYGALNYKDLMLELGKLTNREDAAKAWVANWEAKINELKPQVKAAVGDRTVSILNPYSKGLYVFGHNFGRGGEIIYGEFGLKAPAKAQAEAIDSGTGWASISMEVLPEYAGDIIFTSPWSGDTSDPQIVYENKIWANLPAVKAGHVFQLDPTSDTYNDPISLEGQLKFITDSLLSAK; the protein is encoded by the coding sequence TTGTTGAAACGGACAACTTCAATCTGGCTTATGCTTGTACTGGCCATGGTGTTAGTGCTGAGTGCATGCGGCCAAAAAGCGACTACAACGACCGAGACGACAACGAATGCGTCTGCGGGAGCGGACCGTTCGACCGATACAAGTTCTTCGGAGGCAACAGCGGTAACGGAAGAAGAAACGGTGACGTATCAATCCGATGCAGGTGAGATACAAGTGCCTAAAAATCCGCAGCGCATCGTCGATCTGACGGCATTCTCGACAGGTTATTTCGTTGCGCTGGATGCACCGGTCGTCGGAGCGCTCTCGGGCGCGATGAACAACAAATACATTAAAGATCAATTGGCCGGCCAAGGTACGACGGACCTGGGCGAGCAGCCGACAGCCGAGCAAATCGTCAGCCTGCAGCCGGACTTGATCATCGCTTATACAGGAACCGAGGGAATTGATCAATTATCCCAGATTGCTCCCGTCGTACAGCTCAAGTATGGTGCGCTAAACTACAAAGACCTCATGCTGGAGCTGGGCAAACTGACCAATCGGGAAGATGCGGCCAAAGCATGGGTCGCGAACTGGGAAGCCAAGATTAACGAACTGAAGCCGCAGGTGAAGGCCGCGGTAGGCGACCGCACGGTTTCGATCCTCAACCCGTATTCGAAGGGGCTATATGTATTCGGCCATAATTTCGGCCGCGGCGGGGAGATCATCTATGGGGAATTTGGCCTTAAAGCACCAGCCAAGGCTCAAGCCGAAGCGATCGACAGCGGAACAGGCTGGGCTTCCATTTCAATGGAAGTGCTGCCGGAATACGCGGGTGACATCATCTTTACGAGTCCATGGTCGGGCGATACAAGTGATCCGCAGATTGTTTACGAGAACAAGATCTGGGCTAATCTGCCTGCGGTGAAGGCCGGACATGTATTCCAGCTTGACCCTACCTCGGACACGTACAATGATCCCATTTCTTTGGAAGGCCAGTTGAAGTTTATTACCGATAGCTTGCTTTCCGCCAAATAA
- a CDS encoding AraC family transcriptional regulator, translated as MNQPEYSTIGFRFSEAEAMGLYELYAVGRDQVSSPLYSWDGLKRSDGPLFLFQYTLSGQGRLRVGSKEYLVPEETALLVEIPDDHCYRFDDRDESWEFLFLLFRPTGLQDHWHAVKKKYGPIVPIPRHHSVIHTLEHIFLDARDGQLSDAFRASSSVYRFMMELRRYTSHTDGDGDHPEAIRKALAWMEEHYPVISGVDACAQAAGLSKFHFIRRFTATIGMSPLQYLTKIRLGHAVRLLRETDLSIEEIAQQVGFSGSSYFIKVFHGIVGCSPGEFRKAKSHLAFHRLFFD; from the coding sequence TTGAATCAGCCTGAGTATTCAACGATCGGGTTCCGTTTTTCCGAAGCGGAAGCCATGGGCCTTTATGAACTATATGCCGTCGGTCGCGACCAGGTCTCGTCCCCCCTCTATTCCTGGGACGGATTGAAGCGGTCCGACGGCCCCCTTTTTCTTTTTCAATATACGTTATCCGGACAAGGACGCCTCCGTGTAGGCAGCAAAGAGTACCTCGTTCCGGAGGAGACGGCATTGCTCGTGGAAATCCCGGACGATCACTGTTATCGCTTCGATGACCGTGACGAATCCTGGGAATTCCTTTTTTTGCTGTTTCGTCCTACAGGGCTGCAGGACCACTGGCATGCTGTCAAAAAAAAGTACGGCCCGATCGTTCCCATTCCGCGTCACCATTCGGTAATCCATACATTGGAGCATATTTTTCTCGATGCCAGGGATGGTCAGCTATCGGATGCATTCCGTGCTTCGTCATCCGTCTACCGATTCATGATGGAATTGAGACGTTATACCAGCCATACAGACGGAGACGGCGACCATCCGGAAGCGATTCGCAAGGCTTTGGCCTGGATGGAAGAGCATTATCCGGTTATTTCAGGCGTTGATGCTTGTGCACAGGCGGCAGGTTTGTCCAAGTTTCATTTTATTCGAAGATTTACGGCAACCATAGGAATGTCCCCGCTGCAGTATTTGACCAAGATCCGGCTCGGCCATGCGGTGCGATTGCTGCGCGAAACCGATCTTAGCATCGAGGAAATTGCCCAACAAGTGGGCTTCTCGGGAAGCAGTTATTTTATCAAAGTCTTTCATGGCATTGTCGGATGTTCGCCAGGCGAATTCCGCAAGGCAAAAAGCCATTTGGCGTTCCATCGTTTGTTTTTTGACTGA
- a CDS encoding DMT family transporter — MICGILQTSYFNIAIQVSLNYISAGLTSVLTYSMPLFLSLMAHYVIPSDRLTTRKSIGIIVGILGLGLAMDIRFSGNPWILLLALSSAISWAISNLIIKQKLQDCDKVQFTTWQMAFGTIGLFICSLLFEHGTTHWNLNAVLYLLFSGIVASALAFVLWTNILSKLEASKASITLLTVPIIGVLSGWLFLHESFKIATLGGIALVLFGIWIVNSKPAAPKAA, encoded by the coding sequence GTGATCTGCGGCATTTTGCAAACGTCCTATTTTAACATTGCGATTCAGGTATCCCTGAATTACATCAGTGCCGGCTTAACGTCCGTGCTGACCTACAGCATGCCCTTGTTTCTCTCCTTAATGGCACATTACGTCATTCCAAGCGACCGGTTAACGACCCGCAAATCCATTGGAATCATCGTTGGCATTCTGGGATTGGGACTCGCGATGGACATTCGTTTCTCCGGGAATCCTTGGATTTTACTGCTGGCTCTTTCGTCCGCAATCTCTTGGGCAATCTCCAACCTGATCATCAAACAAAAGCTTCAGGACTGTGACAAAGTGCAGTTCACGACCTGGCAGATGGCATTCGGAACGATCGGTCTGTTCATTTGCTCCCTGCTGTTCGAACATGGGACAACCCACTGGAATCTGAACGCTGTGTTGTACTTGCTGTTTTCCGGCATTGTTGCGTCCGCGCTTGCGTTTGTATTATGGACCAACATTCTGTCCAAACTTGAGGCCAGCAAAGCATCGATTACATTGTTGACTGTTCCCATCATCGGGGTGTTGTCCGGTTGGCTCTTCCTACATGAATCCTTCAAGATCGCCACGCTTGGAGGCATCGCCCTCGTCCTGTTCGGCATTTGGATCGTAAACAGCAAACCTGCGGCGCCTAAAGCCGCTTGA
- a CDS encoding AAA domain-containing protein, giving the protein MDQERFMIIVKGVDRTRDVSSYEMDPPKVWIKYEGSSKAYSYGLNDVQLLTPTIQDITEDMAVFHDGYPFDNVKRVLDFGPKIRVCFNNESIRTYDRERIQVRNSSTQNAEGREMLDYWRAISKHVKSEDEYENKETFLAKQFAKLNYVDPDSVLSQYLLKKPIKSHISDTREPIFPFRYNLSQRTALEQALKSTISIIEGPPGTGKTQTILNILANLAVMQGKKVAVVSGNNAAVLNVQEKMERQGYHFFIASLGNQENKKKFFANLPNWDVSEWSSELPEDELNATLQDLNQRIHCLMELDREKAQLMQKLSAYLLEQEHFEHYYARQDVQSIEKFSFYQQTSKRILEFMKDSFLAVEMKRKYKLLYQFKLFFKHGFTDFKRLKEHGLDVILNVQRKFYMLKVKELSDRIQELENELESQDYQTLMNQHQQISETLFRHRLHEKYHNRPAVDCNEKTYTQSKKFKTFIEHYPIVLSTTHSLRNCVPTNYLFDYCIIDESSQVDLLTGALALSCCKQAIIVGDTKQLPHIVGKEVEQKIQSQVAPNMNGAYSYIEHNLLSSMLALYGDSIPKVMLREHYRCHSQIIEFCNRKYYDGELIVFTDPGISESPLLIYKTSPGNHMREVTHGKKGKFNVRELDVIEQEILLGYLEAAVGHADIGFVTPYRKQVEKATQQFTADIESDTIHKYQGREKSVMIMSTVLDRTRIGGMGMKFVNDPCMINVAVSRAKERFILVTDQSAFRKYGNEVGDLMRYMEYSTLDNNVVESEIHSVFDLLYKEYSKSLQKFRESVRFYNKSRHRSENIMQALLDQMLQEPMFKDFELGNQVLLMNLFSDLERLTEEERRFVKHGSSVDFVIYHKLDRSLALAIEVDGFAFHENNPEQLKRDKKKEEIFKKFGMELERFRTNESGEEQRIRELLNSMLYKAE; this is encoded by the coding sequence ATGGACCAAGAGAGATTTATGATCATCGTTAAAGGGGTTGACAGGACACGGGATGTATCCTCATATGAAATGGATCCTCCAAAAGTATGGATTAAATACGAAGGTTCTTCTAAGGCTTATTCTTATGGACTCAATGATGTACAGTTACTGACGCCGACTATTCAGGACATAACGGAGGATATGGCTGTTTTTCACGATGGATATCCTTTTGATAATGTAAAAAGAGTGCTAGATTTCGGTCCAAAGATTAGGGTGTGTTTCAACAATGAGAGTATTCGTACATACGATAGGGAGCGTATTCAAGTTAGAAATAGTAGTACTCAAAACGCTGAAGGGCGTGAGATGCTGGACTATTGGCGTGCGATTTCAAAACATGTGAAGAGTGAGGATGAATACGAGAACAAGGAAACTTTTTTAGCAAAACAATTTGCAAAACTAAACTATGTAGATCCAGATAGTGTTTTAAGTCAATATCTTCTGAAAAAACCTATAAAGAGCCATATCTCGGATACAAGGGAGCCGATTTTCCCGTTTAGGTACAATTTGAGTCAAAGAACTGCACTTGAGCAGGCTTTAAAAAGCACCATCAGTATTATCGAAGGCCCTCCGGGAACGGGTAAAACTCAGACGATCTTAAACATCCTTGCGAATTTGGCGGTTATGCAGGGAAAAAAGGTAGCGGTTGTTTCGGGTAATAATGCTGCAGTTCTGAATGTGCAAGAAAAGATGGAACGGCAAGGGTACCACTTTTTTATAGCTAGTTTGGGCAACCAAGAGAACAAAAAAAAATTCTTTGCCAATCTACCAAATTGGGATGTATCGGAATGGTCAAGCGAGTTGCCAGAGGACGAGTTAAACGCCACACTACAAGATTTGAATCAACGGATTCACTGTTTAATGGAACTGGATCGGGAGAAGGCACAGCTTATGCAGAAGCTGTCGGCCTACTTGCTTGAACAGGAGCATTTTGAGCATTATTATGCTAGGCAGGATGTTCAATCTATAGAGAAGTTTTCATTTTACCAGCAGACATCAAAGCGGATTTTAGAGTTTATGAAAGATAGTTTTCTGGCTGTTGAGATGAAAAGGAAATATAAACTCCTTTATCAATTCAAGTTATTTTTCAAGCATGGTTTTACGGATTTCAAAAGATTGAAGGAGCATGGGCTGGATGTCATCTTGAATGTTCAGCGTAAATTCTACATGTTAAAAGTTAAGGAGCTATCAGATCGTATTCAGGAGCTTGAGAATGAATTGGAGTCCCAAGACTATCAAACCTTAATGAATCAGCACCAGCAGATTTCTGAAACGCTCTTTCGTCACAGATTACATGAGAAATACCATAACCGTCCGGCTGTTGACTGCAATGAGAAGACATACACTCAGAGCAAAAAGTTCAAAACGTTTATCGAGCATTATCCAATTGTACTTAGTACAACGCATTCTTTACGGAATTGTGTACCCACAAACTACTTATTTGATTATTGTATCATTGACGAATCTTCGCAGGTTGATCTGCTGACAGGGGCTTTAGCTTTGTCCTGCTGCAAGCAGGCTATTATTGTAGGTGATACCAAGCAACTACCACATATCGTTGGGAAGGAGGTTGAACAGAAGATCCAGAGTCAGGTGGCTCCTAACATGAATGGAGCTTACAGTTATATCGAGCATAATTTGTTGTCATCCATGTTGGCTTTATACGGCGATTCAATTCCAAAAGTGATGTTAAGAGAGCATTACCGCTGCCATTCTCAAATTATTGAATTTTGCAACAGGAAATATTACGACGGCGAATTAATTGTTTTCACCGATCCAGGGATTTCTGAATCTCCTTTATTGATTTACAAGACGTCACCGGGCAATCACATGAGGGAAGTGACCCATGGTAAAAAAGGAAAGTTCAATGTCAGGGAACTTGATGTCATTGAACAGGAGATTCTATTGGGATACCTTGAAGCGGCAGTAGGTCATGCGGATATCGGCTTTGTAACGCCATATCGCAAGCAAGTGGAGAAAGCGACTCAGCAATTCACTGCAGATATTGAGAGTGACACGATCCATAAATATCAAGGCCGTGAGAAGTCTGTTATGATCATGTCTACGGTGCTCGACCGAACCAGAATAGGAGGCATGGGGATGAAATTTGTTAATGATCCCTGTATGATCAATGTGGCTGTGTCCCGTGCGAAGGAGAGGTTTATTCTGGTGACCGATCAGTCAGCATTTCGCAAGTATGGGAATGAAGTGGGAGATCTCATGAGATATATGGAATATAGCACGCTGGACAACAATGTAGTGGAGAGCGAGATTCATTCTGTATTTGACTTGTTATATAAGGAATATTCTAAAAGTCTTCAGAAATTTCGAGAAAGCGTTCGTTTCTATAATAAATCAAGGCATCGGAGCGAGAATATTATGCAGGCCTTGCTCGACCAAATGTTACAGGAGCCTATGTTTAAGGATTTTGAACTAGGGAATCAGGTTCTACTGATGAATTTGTTTAGCGACCTGGAGCGGTTAACTGAGGAAGAGCGTAGATTCGTGAAACATGGTTCTTCTGTTGATTTTGTGATTTATCATAAACTGGACCGATCGCTAGCGCTGGCGATTGAAGTAGATGGATTTGCCTTTCACGAGAACAATCCTGAACAACTAAAGCGAGATAAGAAAAAAGAAGAGATTTTCAAAAAATTTGGAATGGAATTAGAAAGGTTCCGTACCAACGAGAGTGGGGAAGAACAGAGGATTAGGGAGCTGTTAAACTCTATGTTATATAAGGCAGAGTGA
- a CDS encoding metal ABC transporter substrate-binding protein: MKFWNRSFIFLALSLVLVLAGCGTKSNSAGSSASDNAASSTAEASTDDAAQKKLEIKTSFYPMYEFTRHVAGDLANVENLVPAGMEPHDWEPTAQDMAKLTEADVLVYNGAGLESWVGQALDSATGSNLKAIEASQGIDIMEGSEAHSEEEHDHDHEHGEHAHEEHSHDESGHVHNHGGLDPHVWLSPQLAIQEVRNIEKGLSEVAPEYKEQFKANADAYVTELEALDNEFTEGLKDSKRKDFITQHAAFGYLAKQYGLTQVPIAGLSPDQEPSPAQMADIVQFAKENNVKTIFFETLVSSKVADTIAKEIGAKTDVLNPIEGLTEEELAAGNDYVRVMRSNLEALKTALNE, encoded by the coding sequence ATGAAATTTTGGAATCGCAGTTTTATCTTTTTAGCTTTGTCGCTTGTATTGGTTCTGGCCGGATGCGGCACGAAATCGAACAGTGCGGGCTCTTCAGCATCCGATAACGCAGCGTCTTCAACGGCCGAAGCATCCACTGACGATGCTGCACAGAAAAAGCTGGAGATCAAGACCAGCTTCTATCCGATGTACGAATTCACTCGTCACGTCGCCGGAGATTTGGCCAATGTCGAAAATTTGGTGCCAGCAGGCATGGAGCCGCATGATTGGGAGCCGACCGCACAGGACATGGCAAAGCTGACCGAAGCCGACGTGCTGGTATATAACGGTGCCGGTTTGGAAAGCTGGGTAGGCCAAGCATTGGATAGCGCCACAGGCTCGAATCTGAAAGCCATTGAAGCAAGCCAAGGAATCGACATTATGGAAGGCTCGGAAGCGCATTCCGAAGAAGAGCATGACCATGACCATGAACATGGCGAGCATGCACATGAGGAACACTCGCATGATGAAAGCGGGCATGTTCACAATCACGGCGGTCTGGACCCTCACGTATGGTTGTCGCCGCAGCTGGCGATTCAAGAGGTTCGTAATATTGAAAAAGGATTATCCGAAGTTGCCCCGGAATACAAAGAACAGTTTAAAGCCAATGCCGATGCATACGTCACCGAACTCGAAGCGCTGGACAACGAATTTACGGAAGGTTTGAAGGATAGCAAACGCAAAGATTTCATTACGCAGCACGCGGCCTTTGGTTATTTGGCCAAACAATACGGGTTGACGCAGGTACCGATCGCTGGATTGTCCCCCGATCAGGAGCCATCTCCGGCCCAAATGGCAGACATCGTGCAGTTTGCCAAGGAGAACAACGTTAAAACGATCTTCTTCGAAACACTGGTCTCTTCCAAAGTGGCCGACACGATCGCTAAAGAGATCGGAGCGAAAACAGATGTTTTGAATCCCATTGAGGGACTTACGGAAGAAGAGCTTGCCGCAGGAAACGACTATGTGCGCGTGATGCGCAGCAACCTTGAAGCATTAAAAACAGCATTGAACGAATAG
- a CDS encoding MerR family transcriptional regulator: MKSVFKINEISKLYQIGADSLRYYEKLGVLQPRRDTNGYRLYGLHDIYKLNIIRDLRQLDFSMQQIKEYLDHQSIDSTLSLFHTEEALISEQIERLRFKQQLIQERIHVLSAAKNIETGVFTIKSYPDRPCLQLKMRITRDEEMDLAIKKLHQKHESKIRDFGNQLFGASVAVEELQAGMKEVFDSIFFILDRNARDYDDLLPAGEYLSLCYRGDYTQSAKRIMDVMDHASENGYALLDAPFEIYEIDNRETIHTDEFLTEIQVRIAK, from the coding sequence ATGAAAAGTGTTTTTAAAATCAATGAAATATCCAAACTGTATCAAATCGGCGCGGACTCCTTGCGTTATTACGAGAAATTGGGCGTGCTCCAGCCACGACGGGACACCAATGGATATAGGCTCTATGGCTTGCATGACATATACAAATTGAACATTATTCGCGATTTGCGCCAATTGGACTTCTCCATGCAGCAGATCAAAGAGTACTTGGACCATCAAAGCATTGATAGTACGCTTTCGTTGTTCCATACGGAGGAGGCGCTGATCAGCGAACAGATCGAAAGGCTGCGTTTCAAGCAACAACTTATCCAGGAACGAATCCATGTCTTGTCTGCAGCAAAGAACATTGAAACTGGAGTATTCACGATCAAATCCTATCCCGATCGGCCTTGCTTACAGCTAAAGATGCGGATCACGAGGGATGAGGAAATGGACTTGGCGATCAAAAAGCTGCATCAAAAGCATGAAAGCAAAATCCGTGATTTTGGCAATCAATTATTCGGAGCATCCGTGGCCGTCGAGGAATTGCAGGCAGGCATGAAGGAGGTGTTCGACTCCATCTTTTTCATTTTGGATCGAAACGCCCGCGACTACGATGATCTGCTTCCCGCCGGGGAGTACCTTTCACTTTGTTACCGAGGGGATTATACTCAGAGTGCAAAGCGGATCATGGACGTCATGGACCATGCCAGTGAAAACGGATATGCATTGCTGGATGCCCCTTTCGAAATCTATGAAATCGACAACCGGGAAACGATCCATACCGATGAATTTTTGACGGAGATTCAGGTTCGCATCGCGAAATAG
- a CDS encoding glycoside hydrolase family 27 protein → MNHHQFALTPPMGWNSWDCYGAAVREEEIRGNAEYMAEHLKAYGWEYVVVDIQWYEPGAISSQYRPFVPLEMDEYSRLMPAVNRFPSAAGGKGFKPLADYVHSLGLKFGIHIMRGIPRQAAHAATPILGTSATARDIAHPNSICPWNTDMYGVDAAKEGAQAYYDSLFELYASWGVDFVKVDDIAASRLYQAHLPEIEMIRKAIDRSGREMVLSLSPGPAPLEHAEEFKANANMWRMTDDFWDLWPLLLGMFERCEKWAEHVEPGQWPDCDMLPLGHLGIRSVDGGGSDRWTRFTKDEQLTMMTLWSIFRSPLMFGGEMRDNDDWTLSLLTNRDVLDLHRNGFGARQVSREDNKVVWQANHTDGSVYVALFNVGDEATTVSVRLQQIGVTRSSGAKELWTGKHVNVNDGTLSAEIAPHGAALYRLEP, encoded by the coding sequence ATGAATCATCACCAATTTGCACTTACCCCGCCTATGGGCTGGAATAGCTGGGATTGTTATGGTGCTGCCGTGCGCGAAGAAGAGATTCGCGGAAATGCGGAGTATATGGCAGAGCACTTGAAGGCGTATGGATGGGAATACGTGGTCGTCGATATCCAATGGTACGAACCTGGAGCAATATCTTCGCAGTATCGGCCGTTTGTGCCTCTGGAAATGGACGAATACTCTCGGCTGATGCCAGCCGTTAACCGCTTCCCTTCTGCCGCCGGGGGCAAAGGATTCAAACCATTGGCGGATTACGTGCACAGTTTGGGCCTGAAGTTCGGCATCCACATCATGCGCGGCATCCCGCGTCAAGCTGCCCATGCGGCAACGCCGATTCTGGGCACCTCGGCCACGGCTCGGGACATCGCCCACCCGAATTCGATCTGCCCTTGGAACACGGACATGTACGGCGTAGATGCAGCCAAAGAAGGTGCTCAGGCCTATTACGATTCATTGTTTGAACTGTATGCATCCTGGGGCGTCGACTTCGTTAAAGTGGATGACATTGCTGCATCCCGCCTGTATCAAGCCCATTTGCCTGAAATCGAAATGATTCGCAAAGCCATTGACCGCAGCGGCAGAGAGATGGTTCTCAGCCTTTCACCGGGGCCAGCCCCTCTGGAGCACGCCGAGGAATTCAAAGCCAATGCCAACATGTGGCGCATGACCGACGATTTCTGGGATCTGTGGCCCCTGCTGCTCGGCATGTTCGAACGCTGCGAGAAGTGGGCCGAACATGTGGAGCCAGGCCAGTGGCCTGATTGCGACATGCTGCCCCTCGGCCATCTCGGCATTCGTTCCGTGGACGGCGGAGGCAGCGATCGGTGGACGCGGTTTACCAAGGACGAACAATTGACGATGATGACCTTGTGGTCCATTTTCCGTTCGCCACTCATGTTTGGCGGAGAAATGCGGGACAACGACGATTGGACGCTATCCCTCTTGACCAACCGGGACGTGCTTGATCTGCACAGAAACGGCTTTGGCGCACGCCAGGTATCCCGTGAGGATAACAAGGTTGTATGGCAAGCCAATCATACGGACGGCTCCGTGTACGTCGCATTGTTTAATGTTGGTGACGAAGCGACCACCGTCTCCGTTCGATTGCAGCAAATCGGCGTAACCCGCTCCTCTGGCGCGAAAGAGCTTTGGACAGGAAAGCACGTTAACGTCAATGACGGGACGTTGTCTGCCGAGATTGCTCCGCATGGAGCCGCATTGTATAGACTCGAACCGTAA
- a CDS encoding methyltransferase domain-containing protein produces the protein MTLNENLLFLRSFIQSPKRVGSLMPSSRFLANTMVKHAPWHEMKAAAELGSGTGAITRQIQARATEATKVFLFEMDAAMRNNLQAEYPRFTCHADATHLVETIQQANVEQLDCIFSGLPFFNFERKLRDALVEQIHSALKPGGQFIAFQYSLQMKKQLTETFVIDKVEFVPLNFPPAFVYVCRKREINELQ, from the coding sequence TTGACTCTGAATGAAAATCTATTATTTTTGAGAAGCTTCATTCAAAGCCCGAAACGGGTCGGAAGCCTCATGCCGAGCTCCCGCTTTTTGGCGAACACCATGGTGAAACATGCGCCATGGCATGAAATGAAGGCCGCCGCGGAGCTTGGGTCGGGTACGGGAGCAATCACCCGCCAAATTCAAGCCCGGGCAACCGAAGCGACAAAGGTGTTTTTGTTCGAAATGGACGCGGCCATGAGAAACAATTTGCAGGCCGAATATCCGCGTTTCACCTGTCATGCCGATGCGACCCACCTGGTGGAAACGATCCAACAAGCGAATGTCGAGCAATTGGACTGCATTTTTAGCGGACTTCCCTTTTTCAATTTCGAGCGCAAACTGAGGGATGCATTGGTCGAACAGATTCATTCGGCTCTGAAACCTGGCGGGCAGTTCATTGCTTTCCAGTATTCGCTTCAAATGAAAAAGCAATTGACCGAAACATTCGTCATCGATAAAGTGGAATTCGTTCCGCTCAACTTCCCTCCGGCTTTCGTTTATGTCTGTCGTAAAAGGGAAATAAATGAGCTGCAATGA